The Synechococcales cyanobacterium T60_A2020_003 DNA segment GAACTCACGGCCTTACGGTCGGCCTTAGTGGATGAGAAACAACTGAGTGAGTTTGCGATCGCCGTTGGCCTAGACCAACCCAACGTCATGCGGCTAGGGCGCGGTGCCGAGCGGGACGGTGGACGACAAAACCGCAACTTACTCAGCAGTACATTTGAAGCGATTATCGGTGCCTACTTCTTAGACCAAAACTCGAACGTCGATCCGGTTCGGGCGTACATGCTTCTCTTGTTTGAGAGCGTTGTAGACGATTTGGCACTTTTGGTTCCCAGCGTGAACTTTAAGAGCCGATTCCAGGAATGGGCTTTAGCCAAACTGGGTGAAAACCCGCGTTATGTCATTGTCAATCAAACTGGCCCCGACCATGCCCGCGAATACACGTCAGAAGTGCAGGTGGCGCGGCAATCTTTTGGTCAGGGTACGGGGCGTCGCAAGCAGGATGCCGAAAAGGCCGCCGCCAAGGCCGCCTTGGAATCCTTAGGACTTCTCT contains these protein-coding regions:
- the rnc gene encoding ribonuclease III, with the protein product MVGLPEFDDEALLKQALTHRSFVNEHPSAGQDNERLEFLGDAVLNFLSGELLYKRYPDKPEGELTALRSALVDEKQLSEFAIAVGLDQPNVMRLGRGAERDGGRQNRNLLSSTFEAIIGAYFLDQNSNVDPVRAYMLLLFESVVDDLALLVPSVNFKSRFQEWALAKLGENPRYVIVNQTGPDHAREYTSEVQVARQSFGQGTGRRKQDAEKAAAKAALESLGLL